One segment of Chionomys nivalis chromosome 1, mChiNiv1.1, whole genome shotgun sequence DNA contains the following:
- the LOC130886196 gene encoding C-type lectin domain family 2 member H-like, with protein sequence MDLKLVNQNTEKLRSDLELRKASELHRLLDCSSTDKELQGKCLRMVSAVTPVKLSCCYVVNMGLTVAVITLVALSVRKEKLVTECPGTCSLTCPTDWIGFGSQCFYFSEHTNNWTSSQTSCMALAAHLALFDSLEELNFLKRYNGDSDHWIDLHTESPKNPWMWTNNTEYNNLDPIRGEEEYAYLSDRGISSGRGYIHRK encoded by the exons ATGGACCTAAAGTTAGTGAATCAGAACACGGAGAAGCTCAGGTCTGATTTAGAACTCAGAAAAGCCAGCGAGCTTCACAGACTGCTTGACTGCAGCTCCACAG ATAAAGAGCTCCAAGGAAAATGTCTCAGAATGGTCTCCGCCGTGACTCCTGTAAAACTATCCTGCTGCTATGTAGTGAACATGGGTCTCACTGTGGCTGTAATTACACTTGTAGCTTTGTCAG tgagaaaagaaaaactggtcACTGagtgccctggaacttgctctctcaCCTGCCCAACAGACTGGATTGGATTTGGAagtcaatgtttttatttttctgaacacaCAAATAACTGGACATCCAGCCAGACCTCCTGTATGGCATTAGCGGCCCATCTAGCTCTATTTGACAGCCTGGAGGAGCTG AATTTCCTGAAGAGATACAATGGTGATTCTGACCACTGGATCGACCTGCACACAGAGTCACCAAAGAACCCTTGGATGTGGACAAACAACACTGAATATAACAACTT ggATCCTATCCGAGGAGAAGAAGAATATGCCTACCTGAGTGACAGGGGAATCAGCAGTGGCAGGGGCTACATACATAGGAAATAG